One window of the Niallia circulans genome contains the following:
- a CDS encoding ABC transporter ATP-binding protein: protein MIAVELKDISKSYDRQKSVIDQISLSIEEGEFFVLVGPSGSGKSTLLRMIAGLEEISGGVLKMNNKIVNHLPPKERNLSMVFQNYALYPHLTVEQNILFGLRAKKIDKLEQQKRLQETAEMMGLTDLLKRKPKELSGGQRQRVALARSVVSEAPICLMDEPLSNLDAKLRAHMRIEIRRLQKKLGLTMIYVTHDQVEAMTMGDRIMVLNDGKIQQVGEPITLYNQPANLFVASFIGSPKINLSKGNLIDYKLVLESGLQISMDKEEILPLLSYPNLTMGIRAEHILPAAPEEKTHTLEVLNVEQLGNETLLTFEVGNELWTAKWLGQWRIQAGDHVPVQLSSKNICFFDSESGALIRPAIAVKEQEVVGL from the coding sequence AAAAATCGGTAATTGATCAGATAAGTCTTTCCATAGAAGAAGGGGAATTTTTTGTGCTAGTTGGTCCATCAGGATCCGGGAAAAGTACATTATTACGAATGATTGCGGGTCTTGAAGAAATTTCTGGGGGCGTATTGAAGATGAATAATAAGATTGTCAATCACCTGCCTCCAAAGGAACGTAATTTATCTATGGTCTTTCAAAATTATGCCTTATACCCACACTTAACGGTTGAACAAAATATTCTTTTTGGTTTACGTGCCAAAAAAATAGACAAGTTAGAACAGCAAAAAAGACTACAGGAAACAGCTGAGATGATGGGATTAACGGATCTATTAAAACGTAAGCCGAAGGAATTATCTGGCGGTCAAAGGCAGCGGGTAGCTCTTGCTAGATCTGTTGTCAGTGAAGCGCCAATTTGTTTAATGGATGAGCCACTTTCAAATTTAGATGCAAAGCTCCGCGCCCACATGAGAATAGAAATCCGCCGTTTACAAAAGAAGCTCGGCTTAACGATGATTTATGTAACCCATGATCAAGTAGAAGCAATGACAATGGGGGATCGAATCATGGTTTTAAATGATGGGAAAATCCAACAGGTAGGCGAACCGATTACTTTATATAATCAACCAGCCAATTTGTTTGTTGCGTCTTTTATTGGTTCTCCGAAGATTAATTTAAGTAAAGGGAATTTAATTGATTATAAATTAGTGTTGGAGAGTGGTTTGCAAATTAGCATGGATAAAGAAGAAATTCTACCACTATTATCCTATCCAAATTTAACGATGGGGATAAGAGCGGAACATATTTTGCCAGCAGCTCCAGAAGAGAAGACGCACACTTTAGAGGTACTCAATGTAGAGCAGCTAGGAAATGAAACACTGTTAACCTTTGAAGTGGGTAATGAGCTTTGGACGGCTAAATGGTTAGGGCAATGGCGGATTCAGGCAGGAGATCATGTACCAGTTCAGTTGTCCTCTAAAAATATTTGCTTTTTTGATTCTGAATCAGGAGCATTGATTAGACCAGCAATTGCAGTCAAAGAACAAGAGGTTGTTGGACTATGA
- a CDS encoding carbohydrate ABC transporter permease yields the protein MSEVVYRQEVEPSIDFIKEKKKQHLQYWLKGMLFLLPSILLFSVFLFYPLGRTIFLSFFLTDNRGDPTVFVGLENYLEIFKSAIFLQSLKSTLFFALYTVPGTIIVSLFLAILANEKLRGIGVFRTVFSSSMGISVAAASVFWMFLFHPTIGWLNRIITTFGIEPIGWLTDPNWALFSVSVSTIWMNVGFTFLILLGGLQSIDSYLYESADIDGAGYFYKLRRITIPMLSPTLFFVLTVTLINAFQTFGQVDMLTRGGPQNETNLIVYSIYQEAFMNYQYGTASAQAIILFVIILVLTIIQFKLGERKVHYQ from the coding sequence ATGAGTGAGGTTGTATATCGGCAGGAAGTGGAACCTTCCATTGATTTTATAAAAGAAAAAAAGAAGCAACATTTACAGTATTGGCTGAAAGGAATGCTATTTCTATTACCTTCTATTCTCTTATTTAGTGTTTTCTTATTTTATCCATTAGGAAGAACTATCTTTTTAAGTTTTTTCTTAACGGATAATCGAGGTGACCCAACAGTCTTTGTAGGGCTGGAAAATTACTTGGAAATTTTCAAATCTGCTATTTTCCTGCAAAGTTTAAAGTCAACCTTGTTTTTTGCTTTATACACAGTTCCAGGAACGATTATCGTCAGCTTATTTCTAGCGATTCTTGCCAATGAAAAGTTACGTGGAATTGGTGTTTTCCGAACCGTGTTTTCCTCTTCCATGGGGATTTCAGTTGCGGCAGCATCTGTATTTTGGATGTTCTTATTTCATCCGACAATTGGGTGGCTGAACCGTATTATAACAACATTTGGAATAGAGCCAATTGGCTGGCTGACCGATCCTAATTGGGCACTTTTTTCTGTATCTGTTTCTACCATTTGGATGAATGTCGGATTTACCTTCTTAATTTTATTAGGAGGACTTCAATCGATTGATTCTTATCTCTATGAAAGTGCTGATATAGACGGAGCCGGCTACTTTTATAAATTAAGACGGATTACGATTCCGATGCTTTCTCCCACTTTATTTTTTGTCCTGACTGTAACATTAATAAATGCCTTTCAAACATTCGGTCAAGTAGATATGTTAACAAGAGGTGGACCGCAAAACGAAACGAATTTAATCGTTTATTCTATCTACCAAGAGGCATTTATGAATTACCAGTATGGAACAGCAAGTGCACAAGCAATTATTCTTTTTGTCATCATTTTGGTTCTTACCATTATTCAATTTAAGCTTGGGGAAAGGAAGGTCCATTATCAGTGA